The Myxococcus virescens genome has a segment encoding these proteins:
- the coxB gene encoding cytochrome c oxidase subunit II, protein MSELLNNILFLPEAASTFAERIDTLHHFVVGTTMVMSTAVGLAALFFFFRYRRRLPAQATEYIVPTLKTEFLFVSVPLVFFLAWFGIGFRDFTWVTTPPKDSMDVYVMGKQWMWKFSYPEGPNGVNVLHVPANRPVRLLITSRDVLHSFYVPAFRIKMDALPGRYTQIWFEATKPGTYQVLCTEYCGLSHSKMLAEVVVLPQEEYENWIQEQRRGRLQDRQDALADNSLVPPVARMVEQGQVLAGTQGCLKCHSVDGSQHIGPTFLGMYDRVEQLEDGQTIRVDEAYITQSMMDPGAHLVAGYQNVMPTYQGKLQGPETAAIVEYIKSLRTPNVREGASEGPAYDAIQ, encoded by the coding sequence ATGAGCGAGCTTCTCAACAATATCCTGTTCCTCCCGGAGGCCGCGTCCACGTTCGCGGAGCGAATCGACACGCTGCATCACTTCGTCGTGGGTACGACGATGGTGATGTCGACGGCGGTCGGTCTGGCGGCCCTGTTCTTCTTCTTCCGTTACCGTCGTCGCCTCCCGGCGCAGGCGACGGAGTACATCGTCCCCACCCTGAAGACGGAGTTTCTCTTCGTCTCCGTTCCCCTCGTGTTCTTCCTGGCCTGGTTCGGTATCGGGTTCCGGGACTTCACGTGGGTCACCACGCCGCCCAAGGACTCGATGGATGTCTACGTCATGGGCAAGCAGTGGATGTGGAAGTTCTCCTACCCGGAGGGCCCCAACGGGGTGAACGTGCTGCACGTGCCGGCGAACCGTCCGGTGCGTCTGCTCATCACCTCGCGTGACGTGCTGCACTCCTTCTACGTGCCGGCCTTCCGCATCAAGATGGATGCGCTCCCGGGCCGCTACACGCAGATCTGGTTCGAGGCGACCAAGCCGGGCACGTACCAGGTGCTGTGCACCGAGTACTGCGGCCTGTCGCACTCGAAGATGCTGGCCGAGGTCGTCGTGCTTCCGCAGGAGGAGTACGAGAACTGGATCCAGGAGCAGCGCCGCGGCCGTCTGCAGGACCGTCAGGACGCGCTGGCGGACAACTCCCTGGTGCCGCCGGTGGCGCGCATGGTGGAGCAGGGCCAGGTGCTCGCGGGCACCCAGGGCTGCCTCAAGTGCCACTCGGTGGACGGCTCGCAGCACATCGGCCCCACCTTCCTGGGAATGTATGACCGCGTGGAGCAGCTCGAGGACGGGCAGACCATCCGCGTGGACGAGGCCTATATCACCCAGTCGATGATGGACCCGGGCGCCCACCTGGTGGCGGGCTACCAGAACGTGATGCCGACCTACCAGGGCAAGCTGCAGGGCCCGGAGACGGCCGCCATCGTCGAGTACATCAAGTCGCTTCGCACTCCGAACGTCCGTGAGGGCGCCTCCGAGGGACCCGCCTATGACGCCATCCAGTAG
- a CDS encoding cytochrome C oxidase subunit IV family protein yields MGIANESRQEEQNMREEHHGAGRYWLIWGLLLVLTVVTVVTGRIHIPTWGLVLALVIASTKGTLVLLYFMHLADHRGANRLVFAVSIIFVVLMLAIPMVDLGTRFRGATPPGSTYSDLQAIDIGADAEEGRYGGALRKQGKMGEESGAPKQ; encoded by the coding sequence ATGGGCATTGCCAACGAATCCCGGCAAGAAGAACAGAACATGCGCGAGGAGCACCACGGAGCGGGCCGTTACTGGCTCATCTGGGGCCTGCTGCTCGTGCTGACGGTCGTCACGGTCGTCACCGGCCGCATCCACATCCCCACCTGGGGCCTGGTGCTGGCGCTCGTCATCGCCTCCACCAAGGGCACGCTGGTGCTGCTCTACTTCATGCACCTGGCTGACCACCGCGGCGCCAACCGACTGGTATTCGCTGTCTCCATCATCTTCGTGGTGCTGATGCTCGCCATTCCGATGGTGGACCTGGGCACCCGCTTCCGCGGCGCCACGCCTCCGGGTTCGACGTACAGCGACCTGCAGGCGATCGACATCGGCGCGGACGCCGAGGAAGGCCGCTACGGCGGCGCCCTCCGCAAGCAAGGGAAGATGGGCGAGGAGTCCGGCGCTCCCAAGCAGTAA
- the ctaD gene encoding cytochrome c oxidase subunit I translates to MTPSSSIAAPGATPAPEEHHDHHPNYLVDGTTIKSWLLTVDHKRIGLMFLFWVLLFFLVGGIFALLIRVELLTPGPTIMDAMTYNRTFTLHGLVMIFLFMIPAIPAVFGNFMLPLMLGAKDVAFPRLNLLSLYIYLAGAVLALWGMLNGGLDTGWTFYTPYSAHTTATVAPVLFGAFIIGFSSIVTGINFIVTCHTMRAPGITWFKMPLFVWAIYATSAIQVLATPVIGLLLVLVTVENLFGFGMFDPARGGDPVLFQHLFWFYSHPAVYIMVLPSFGVMSEIVATYSRKNIFGYRAVAYSSLGIAFVGFFAWGHHMFVSGQSTFAGGLFGVLTMLVGVFTAIKVFNWVGTVYKGAVEFKTPFAYFCGFLFFTVFGGMTGIALGTVSLDVAWHDTYFVVAHFHFIMVGATIMAFLAALHYWFPKMFGRTYHEGWGLVSAALIILGFNATFIPQFLLGNNGMPRRYYEYPERFQALNVASTAGATLLAFGFIIIAMYLTYALIYGKASGKNPWRSKGYEWLSESPPPTHNFVGPQPVFPEEPHFYVDPKKAEVPDAV, encoded by the coding sequence ATGACGCCATCCAGTAGCATTGCAGCCCCGGGCGCCACCCCCGCGCCCGAGGAGCATCACGACCACCACCCGAACTACCTGGTCGACGGCACCACCATCAAGTCGTGGCTGCTGACGGTCGACCACAAGCGTATCGGGCTCATGTTCCTGTTCTGGGTCCTGCTGTTCTTCCTGGTGGGCGGCATCTTCGCGCTGCTCATCCGGGTGGAGCTGCTGACGCCGGGCCCGACCATCATGGACGCGATGACGTACAACCGTACGTTCACGCTCCATGGCCTGGTCATGATCTTCCTGTTCATGATTCCGGCCATCCCCGCCGTCTTCGGCAACTTCATGTTGCCGCTGATGCTGGGTGCCAAGGACGTGGCCTTCCCCCGGCTGAACCTGCTGTCGCTCTACATCTACCTGGCCGGCGCGGTGTTGGCGCTGTGGGGCATGCTCAACGGCGGCCTGGACACGGGCTGGACGTTCTACACCCCGTACAGCGCGCACACGACGGCCACGGTGGCGCCGGTGCTGTTCGGCGCGTTCATCATCGGGTTCAGCTCCATCGTCACGGGCATCAACTTCATCGTGACGTGCCACACCATGCGCGCGCCGGGCATCACCTGGTTCAAGATGCCGCTGTTCGTGTGGGCCATCTACGCCACCAGCGCCATCCAGGTGCTGGCCACGCCGGTCATCGGCCTGCTGCTGGTCCTGGTGACGGTGGAGAACCTGTTCGGGTTCGGCATGTTCGACCCGGCGCGCGGCGGCGACCCGGTGCTCTTCCAGCACCTGTTCTGGTTCTACAGCCACCCGGCCGTGTACATCATGGTGCTGCCGTCCTTCGGCGTGATGAGCGAGATCGTCGCGACCTACAGCCGCAAGAACATCTTCGGCTACCGCGCGGTGGCGTACTCCAGCCTGGGCATCGCCTTCGTGGGCTTCTTCGCCTGGGGCCACCACATGTTCGTGTCCGGCCAGTCCACCTTCGCGGGCGGTCTGTTCGGCGTGCTGACCATGCTGGTGGGTGTGTTCACCGCCATCAAGGTCTTCAACTGGGTGGGCACCGTCTACAAGGGCGCGGTCGAGTTCAAGACGCCCTTCGCCTACTTCTGCGGCTTCCTGTTCTTCACCGTGTTCGGTGGCATGACGGGCATCGCGCTGGGCACGGTGTCGCTGGACGTCGCCTGGCACGACACCTACTTCGTGGTGGCGCACTTCCACTTCATCATGGTGGGCGCGACCATCATGGCCTTCCTGGCCGCCCTCCACTACTGGTTCCCGAAGATGTTCGGGCGCACGTACCACGAGGGTTGGGGTCTGGTGTCCGCGGCGCTCATCATCCTGGGCTTCAACGCCACGTTCATTCCCCAGTTCCTGCTGGGCAACAACGGCATGCCGCGCCGCTACTACGAGTACCCGGAGCGCTTCCAGGCGCTGAACGTGGCCTCCACGGCCGGCGCGACGCTGCTGGCGTTCGGGTTCATCATCATCGCCATGTACCTGACGTACGCCCTGATCTACGGCAAGGCGTCCGGCAAGAACCCGTGGCGCAGCAAGGGCTACGAGTGGCTGTCCGAGTCGCCGCCGCCGACCCACAACTTCGTGGGGCCGCAGCCGGTGTTCCCGGAGGAGCCCCACTTCTACGTGGACCCCAAGAAGGCCGAGGTGCCCGATGCAGTCTAG
- a CDS encoding cytochrome c oxidase subunit 3 family protein → MQSSSHAAGGAALPVPRLAGHFASLEVQNHAARLGMWLFLATEILLFAGLFICYGIYRFLFPEAWAAASRSLDLTLGTVNTVVLITSSLTAALAVHYAKEGKNKMVAVQIGLTLVMAVGFLVIKYFEYHHKFEIGTLPGRFYSYEGIQLPGVPLYFTVYFCATALHGIHVVIGMIVLAFSMVRALKKADFGPNNFTMVELGSMYWHLVDLVWIFLFPMLYLV, encoded by the coding sequence ATGCAGTCTAGTTCTCACGCCGCCGGGGGCGCCGCCCTGCCCGTCCCCCGGCTCGCCGGCCACTTCGCCTCGCTCGAGGTGCAGAACCACGCCGCGCGCCTGGGCATGTGGCTGTTCCTGGCGACGGAAATCCTGCTCTTCGCCGGCCTCTTCATCTGCTACGGCATCTACCGCTTCCTCTTCCCGGAGGCGTGGGCCGCCGCCAGCCGCAGCCTGGACCTGACGCTGGGCACCGTCAACACGGTGGTGCTCATCACCTCCTCGCTCACCGCGGCGCTCGCGGTGCACTACGCGAAGGAGGGGAAGAACAAGATGGTCGCGGTGCAGATTGGCCTCACCCTGGTGATGGCCGTCGGCTTCCTCGTCATCAAGTACTTCGAGTACCACCACAAGTTCGAGATTGGCACGCTGCCGGGCCGCTTCTACTCGTACGAGGGCATCCAGCTTCCGGGCGTGCCCCTGTACTTCACGGTCTACTTCTGCGCGACGGCCCTGCACGGCATCCACGTCGTCATCGGCATGATCGTGCTGGCCTTCTCCATGGTCCGCGCGCTGAAGAAGGCCGACTTCGGGCCGAACAACTTCACCATGGTCGAGCTGGGCAGCATGTACTGGCACCTCGTCGACCTGGTGTGGATCTTCCTCTTCCCGATGCTGTACCTCGTTTGA
- a CDS encoding DUF481 domain-containing protein has protein sequence MLSAAFLIATSLQAQTPAPTSSTPPAPAAETAPAAPPSVEERAAIAAERAAIAAERAAEASARAAEAAERAAAATVPPPAPAAAPAPATDKKQGEWDVTVGLGLISLTGNASTLTVSGLASAQRTTDNWIYAIKSYGSYGRSRPPEVTGEEAESQVVAFNAGLELRGDRRFTEVISGYLLGGAETDHVKSVESRTFGEGGLGVLWWDEKKEKGRESYLRTDAAFRYANETRFQYYPTRLNLPDVDLGGPRFGAVFRYGLAQNVTFKEDVEVLVSVIGDSRMLFNSQTQLSVGLTKQLSLGTSFLVKHDSAPPPGKVSTDTALALNFEVML, from the coding sequence ATGCTTTCCGCTGCCTTCTTGATTGCCACGTCCCTGCAGGCCCAGACGCCTGCGCCCACTTCCTCCACGCCGCCGGCTCCCGCCGCGGAGACCGCGCCCGCCGCGCCCCCCAGCGTGGAGGAGCGCGCCGCCATCGCCGCCGAGCGCGCCGCCATCGCGGCTGAGCGCGCCGCCGAGGCCAGCGCCCGTGCCGCCGAGGCCGCCGAGCGCGCCGCCGCCGCCACCGTTCCGCCCCCGGCCCCCGCGGCCGCGCCCGCGCCCGCCACCGACAAGAAGCAGGGGGAGTGGGACGTCACCGTCGGCCTGGGCCTCATCTCGCTGACGGGTAACGCCTCCACCCTGACGGTGAGCGGCCTGGCCAGCGCCCAGCGCACGACGGACAACTGGATCTACGCCATCAAGTCCTACGGCTCCTATGGCCGCAGCCGTCCGCCCGAGGTGACGGGCGAGGAGGCCGAGTCCCAGGTGGTGGCGTTCAACGCGGGCCTGGAGCTGCGCGGCGACCGGCGCTTCACCGAAGTCATCAGCGGCTACCTGCTGGGGGGCGCGGAGACGGACCACGTGAAGAGCGTGGAGTCGCGCACCTTCGGCGAAGGCGGTCTGGGCGTGCTGTGGTGGGACGAGAAGAAGGAGAAGGGCCGCGAGTCCTACCTCCGCACGGACGCCGCCTTCCGCTACGCCAACGAGACGCGCTTCCAGTACTACCCCACGCGGCTGAACCTGCCGGACGTCGACCTGGGCGGCCCTCGCTTCGGCGCCGTGTTCCGCTACGGCCTGGCGCAGAACGTCACCTTCAAGGAGGACGTGGAGGTGCTGGTGAGCGTCATCGGCGACTCGCGCATGCTCTTCAACAGCCAGACGCAGCTCTCCGTGGGGCTCACCAAGCAGCTGTCGCTGGGCACCAGCTTCCTGGTGAAGCACGACAGCGCGCCGCCTCCGGGCAAGGTGTCCACGGACACCGCGCTGGCGCTGAACTTCGAAGTGATGCTGTAG